A stretch of Canis lupus baileyi chromosome 2, mCanLup2.hap1, whole genome shotgun sequence DNA encodes these proteins:
- the RIOK2 gene encoding serine/threonine-protein kinase RIO2 isoform X2, with the protein MRCNQLISAEVEMGMKNHEIVPCSLVASIASLKHGGCNKVLRELVKHKLIAWERTKIFFISFCLAVQGYRLTNAGYDYLALKTLSSRQVVESVGNQMGVGKESDIYIVANEEGQQFALKLHRLGRTSFRNLKNKRDYHKHRHNMSWLYLSRLSAMKEFAYMKALYDRKFPVPKPIDYNRHAVVMELVNGYPLCQIHHVEDPASVYDEAMELIVKLANHGLIHGDFNEFNLILDKDDHITMIDFPQMVSTSHHNAEWYFDRDVKCIRDFFMKRFSYESELYPTFSDIRREHSLDVEVSASGYTKEMQADDELLHLVGPTDRNIETEDESEFSYSDEEMSEKANVCSLENQSDLNSTDESTDCCVSSGDLEQIKEDDLSEESAHNFELPELSQALEEIEEQAIDNSSITEYSEEKNKTKNDTRQDGKASQGGMPMGNEEYEDACPHLIALSLNKEITSFRNEENTEDTKQYRTRTLSVTSVGSVLSCSTIPPELVKQKVKRQLTKQQKSAVRRRLQKGEANIFTKQRRENMQNIKSSLEAASFWGE; encoded by the exons ATGAGGTGCAATCAGCTAATAAGCGCTGAG GTTGAAATGGGCATGAAGAACCATGAAATAGTTCCCTGCAGTTTAGTTGCTTCTATAGCCAGCCTTAAACATGGTGGCTGTAATAAAGTTTTAAGAGAATTAGTGAAACATAAACTGATAGCTTGGGAGCGTACCAAAA tctttttcatttccttttgtctaGCTGTCCAGGGCTACCGGTTGACAAATGCAGGCTATGATTACCTAGCTTTGAAAACACTTTCTTCTAGACAGGTAGTTGAGTCCGTTGGAAACCAGATGGGTGTTGGCAAAGAATCGG ATATTTACATTGTTGCAAATGAAGAAGGACAGCAGTTTGCATTAAAGCTTCACAGACTGGGAAGAACCTCCTTTCGAAATCTGAAAAACAAGCGTGATTATCATAAACACAGGCATAACATGTCCTGGCTTTATTTATCTCGTCTCTCTGCCATGAAAGAATTTGCCTATATGAAG GCATTGTATGACCGGAAATTCCCGGTCCCAAAACCAATTGATTATAACCGCCATGCAGTGGTCATGGAACTCGTAAATGGCTATCCTCT ATGTCAGATACACCATGTGGAAGATCCTGCATCAGTATATGATGAAGCTATGGAACTAATTGTCAAACTTGCAAATCATGGACTGATTCACGGAGATTTTAATGAATTCAATCTCATTTTAGATAAAGATGACCACATCACCATGATTGATTTTCCACAGATGGTTTCAACCTCTCATCACAATGCTGAATG GTATTTTGACAGAGATGTTAAATGCATTAGAGATTTCTTCATGAAACGTTTCAGCTATGAAAGTGAGCTTTATCCAACTTTTAGTGATATCAG GAGGGAGCACTCCCTTGATGTAGAGGTTTCCGCCAGCGGCTACACAAAGGAAATGCAGGCAGATGATGAACTACTTCATCTAGTAGGTCCAACTGATAGAAATATTGAAACAGAAGATGAGTCTGAATTCTCATATTCTGATGAAGAGATGTCAGAAAAAGCAAATGTTTGTAGTTTAGAAAATCAGAGTGATCTAAACTCTACAGATGAGTCAACTGACTGTTGTGTATCATCTGGAGACCTTGAACAAATAAAGGAAGATGATTTGTCAGAGGAGAGTGCACACAATTTTGAATTACCTGAACTCAGTCAGGCtttagaagaaatagaagagcaGGCCATTGACAACAGTTCTATAACTGAGtattctgaggaaaaaaacaaaactaaaaatgacACCAGGCAAGATGGTAAAGCAAGTCAAGGAGGAATGCCCATGGGCAATGAAGAGTATGAAGATGCATGCCCTCATCTGATTGCCTTGTCCTTAAACAAAGAAATCACGTCTTTCAG aaatgaagaaaatacagaagatacTAAACAGTACAGAACAAGAACTCTGAGTGTTACATCTGTGGGCAGTGTTTTAAGCTGTTCAACAATTCCTCCG GAATTGGTGAAACAGAAGGTGAAACGTCAGTTGACAAAACAGCAAAAATCAGCTGTAAGACGTCGATTGCAAAAAGGAGaagcaaatatatttacaaaacaacgaagagaaaacatgcaaaatattAAGTCAAGCTTGGAAGCAGCCAGCTTCTGGGGAGAGTAA
- the RIOK2 gene encoding serine/threonine-protein kinase RIO2 isoform X1 has product MGKVNVAKLRYLSRDDFRVLTAVEMGMKNHEIVPCSLVASIASLKHGGCNKVLRELVKHKLIAWERTKTVQGYRLTNAGYDYLALKTLSSRQVVESVGNQMGVGKESDIYIVANEEGQQFALKLHRLGRTSFRNLKNKRDYHKHRHNMSWLYLSRLSAMKEFAYMKALYDRKFPVPKPIDYNRHAVVMELVNGYPLCQIHHVEDPASVYDEAMELIVKLANHGLIHGDFNEFNLILDKDDHITMIDFPQMVSTSHHNAEWYFDRDVKCIRDFFMKRFSYESELYPTFSDIRREHSLDVEVSASGYTKEMQADDELLHLVGPTDRNIETEDESEFSYSDEEMSEKANVCSLENQSDLNSTDESTDCCVSSGDLEQIKEDDLSEESAHNFELPELSQALEEIEEQAIDNSSITEYSEEKNKTKNDTRQDGKASQGGMPMGNEEYEDACPHLIALSLNKEITSFRNEENTEDTKQYRTRTLSVTSVGSVLSCSTIPPELVKQKVKRQLTKQQKSAVRRRLQKGEANIFTKQRRENMQNIKSSLEAASFWGE; this is encoded by the exons ATGGGGAAGGTGAACGTGGCCAAGTTACGTTACCTGAGCCGGGATGACTTCAGGGTCCTGACCGCG GTTGAAATGGGCATGAAGAACCATGAAATAGTTCCCTGCAGTTTAGTTGCTTCTATAGCCAGCCTTAAACATGGTGGCTGTAATAAAGTTTTAAGAGAATTAGTGAAACATAAACTGATAGCTTGGGAGCGTACCAAAA CTGTCCAGGGCTACCGGTTGACAAATGCAGGCTATGATTACCTAGCTTTGAAAACACTTTCTTCTAGACAGGTAGTTGAGTCCGTTGGAAACCAGATGGGTGTTGGCAAAGAATCGG ATATTTACATTGTTGCAAATGAAGAAGGACAGCAGTTTGCATTAAAGCTTCACAGACTGGGAAGAACCTCCTTTCGAAATCTGAAAAACAAGCGTGATTATCATAAACACAGGCATAACATGTCCTGGCTTTATTTATCTCGTCTCTCTGCCATGAAAGAATTTGCCTATATGAAG GCATTGTATGACCGGAAATTCCCGGTCCCAAAACCAATTGATTATAACCGCCATGCAGTGGTCATGGAACTCGTAAATGGCTATCCTCT ATGTCAGATACACCATGTGGAAGATCCTGCATCAGTATATGATGAAGCTATGGAACTAATTGTCAAACTTGCAAATCATGGACTGATTCACGGAGATTTTAATGAATTCAATCTCATTTTAGATAAAGATGACCACATCACCATGATTGATTTTCCACAGATGGTTTCAACCTCTCATCACAATGCTGAATG GTATTTTGACAGAGATGTTAAATGCATTAGAGATTTCTTCATGAAACGTTTCAGCTATGAAAGTGAGCTTTATCCAACTTTTAGTGATATCAG GAGGGAGCACTCCCTTGATGTAGAGGTTTCCGCCAGCGGCTACACAAAGGAAATGCAGGCAGATGATGAACTACTTCATCTAGTAGGTCCAACTGATAGAAATATTGAAACAGAAGATGAGTCTGAATTCTCATATTCTGATGAAGAGATGTCAGAAAAAGCAAATGTTTGTAGTTTAGAAAATCAGAGTGATCTAAACTCTACAGATGAGTCAACTGACTGTTGTGTATCATCTGGAGACCTTGAACAAATAAAGGAAGATGATTTGTCAGAGGAGAGTGCACACAATTTTGAATTACCTGAACTCAGTCAGGCtttagaagaaatagaagagcaGGCCATTGACAACAGTTCTATAACTGAGtattctgaggaaaaaaacaaaactaaaaatgacACCAGGCAAGATGGTAAAGCAAGTCAAGGAGGAATGCCCATGGGCAATGAAGAGTATGAAGATGCATGCCCTCATCTGATTGCCTTGTCCTTAAACAAAGAAATCACGTCTTTCAG aaatgaagaaaatacagaagatacTAAACAGTACAGAACAAGAACTCTGAGTGTTACATCTGTGGGCAGTGTTTTAAGCTGTTCAACAATTCCTCCG GAATTGGTGAAACAGAAGGTGAAACGTCAGTTGACAAAACAGCAAAAATCAGCTGTAAGACGTCGATTGCAAAAAGGAGaagcaaatatatttacaaaacaacgaagagaaaacatgcaaaatattAAGTCAAGCTTGGAAGCAGCCAGCTTCTGGGGAGAGTAA
- the RIOK2 gene encoding serine/threonine-protein kinase RIO2 isoform X3, whose translation MALDKVEMGMKNHEIVPCSLVASIASLKHGGCNKVLRELVKHKLIAWERTKIFFISFCLAVQGYRLTNAGYDYLALKTLSSRQVVESVGNQMGVGKESDIYIVANEEGQQFALKLHRLGRTSFRNLKNKRDYHKHRHNMSWLYLSRLSAMKEFAYMKALYDRKFPVPKPIDYNRHAVVMELVNGYPLCQIHHVEDPASVYDEAMELIVKLANHGLIHGDFNEFNLILDKDDHITMIDFPQMVSTSHHNAEWYFDRDVKCIRDFFMKRFSYESELYPTFSDIRREHSLDVEVSASGYTKEMQADDELLHLVGPTDRNIETEDESEFSYSDEEMSEKANVCSLENQSDLNSTDESTDCCVSSGDLEQIKEDDLSEESAHNFELPELSQALEEIEEQAIDNSSITEYSEEKNKTKNDTRQDGKASQGGMPMGNEEYEDACPHLIALSLNKEITSFRNEENTEDTKQYRTRTLSVTSVGSVLSCSTIPPELVKQKVKRQLTKQQKSAVRRRLQKGEANIFTKQRRENMQNIKSSLEAASFWGE comes from the exons ATGGCATTGGACAAG GTTGAAATGGGCATGAAGAACCATGAAATAGTTCCCTGCAGTTTAGTTGCTTCTATAGCCAGCCTTAAACATGGTGGCTGTAATAAAGTTTTAAGAGAATTAGTGAAACATAAACTGATAGCTTGGGAGCGTACCAAAA tctttttcatttccttttgtctaGCTGTCCAGGGCTACCGGTTGACAAATGCAGGCTATGATTACCTAGCTTTGAAAACACTTTCTTCTAGACAGGTAGTTGAGTCCGTTGGAAACCAGATGGGTGTTGGCAAAGAATCGG ATATTTACATTGTTGCAAATGAAGAAGGACAGCAGTTTGCATTAAAGCTTCACAGACTGGGAAGAACCTCCTTTCGAAATCTGAAAAACAAGCGTGATTATCATAAACACAGGCATAACATGTCCTGGCTTTATTTATCTCGTCTCTCTGCCATGAAAGAATTTGCCTATATGAAG GCATTGTATGACCGGAAATTCCCGGTCCCAAAACCAATTGATTATAACCGCCATGCAGTGGTCATGGAACTCGTAAATGGCTATCCTCT ATGTCAGATACACCATGTGGAAGATCCTGCATCAGTATATGATGAAGCTATGGAACTAATTGTCAAACTTGCAAATCATGGACTGATTCACGGAGATTTTAATGAATTCAATCTCATTTTAGATAAAGATGACCACATCACCATGATTGATTTTCCACAGATGGTTTCAACCTCTCATCACAATGCTGAATG GTATTTTGACAGAGATGTTAAATGCATTAGAGATTTCTTCATGAAACGTTTCAGCTATGAAAGTGAGCTTTATCCAACTTTTAGTGATATCAG GAGGGAGCACTCCCTTGATGTAGAGGTTTCCGCCAGCGGCTACACAAAGGAAATGCAGGCAGATGATGAACTACTTCATCTAGTAGGTCCAACTGATAGAAATATTGAAACAGAAGATGAGTCTGAATTCTCATATTCTGATGAAGAGATGTCAGAAAAAGCAAATGTTTGTAGTTTAGAAAATCAGAGTGATCTAAACTCTACAGATGAGTCAACTGACTGTTGTGTATCATCTGGAGACCTTGAACAAATAAAGGAAGATGATTTGTCAGAGGAGAGTGCACACAATTTTGAATTACCTGAACTCAGTCAGGCtttagaagaaatagaagagcaGGCCATTGACAACAGTTCTATAACTGAGtattctgaggaaaaaaacaaaactaaaaatgacACCAGGCAAGATGGTAAAGCAAGTCAAGGAGGAATGCCCATGGGCAATGAAGAGTATGAAGATGCATGCCCTCATCTGATTGCCTTGTCCTTAAACAAAGAAATCACGTCTTTCAG aaatgaagaaaatacagaagatacTAAACAGTACAGAACAAGAACTCTGAGTGTTACATCTGTGGGCAGTGTTTTAAGCTGTTCAACAATTCCTCCG GAATTGGTGAAACAGAAGGTGAAACGTCAGTTGACAAAACAGCAAAAATCAGCTGTAAGACGTCGATTGCAAAAAGGAGaagcaaatatatttacaaaacaacgaagagaaaacatgcaaaatattAAGTCAAGCTTGGAAGCAGCCAGCTTCTGGGGAGAGTAA
- the RIOK2 gene encoding serine/threonine-protein kinase RIO2 isoform X5, producing MALDKVEMGMKNHEIVPCSLVASIASLKHGGCNKVLRELVKHKLIAWERTKTVQGYRLTNAGYDYLALKTLSSRQVVESVGNQMGVGKESDIYIVANEEGQQFALKLHRLGRTSFRNLKNKRDYHKHRHNMSWLYLSRLSAMKEFAYMKALYDRKFPVPKPIDYNRHAVVMELVNGYPLCQIHHVEDPASVYDEAMELIVKLANHGLIHGDFNEFNLILDKDDHITMIDFPQMVSTSHHNAEWYFDRDVKCIRDFFMKRFSYESELYPTFSDIRREHSLDVEVSASGYTKEMQADDELLHLVGPTDRNIETEDESEFSYSDEEMSEKANVCSLENQSDLNSTDESTDCCVSSGDLEQIKEDDLSEESAHNFELPELSQALEEIEEQAIDNSSITEYSEEKNKTKNDTRQDGKASQGGMPMGNEEYEDACPHLIALSLNKEITSFRNEENTEDTKQYRTRTLSVTSVGSVLSCSTIPPELVKQKVKRQLTKQQKSAVRRRLQKGEANIFTKQRRENMQNIKSSLEAASFWGE from the exons ATGGCATTGGACAAG GTTGAAATGGGCATGAAGAACCATGAAATAGTTCCCTGCAGTTTAGTTGCTTCTATAGCCAGCCTTAAACATGGTGGCTGTAATAAAGTTTTAAGAGAATTAGTGAAACATAAACTGATAGCTTGGGAGCGTACCAAAA CTGTCCAGGGCTACCGGTTGACAAATGCAGGCTATGATTACCTAGCTTTGAAAACACTTTCTTCTAGACAGGTAGTTGAGTCCGTTGGAAACCAGATGGGTGTTGGCAAAGAATCGG ATATTTACATTGTTGCAAATGAAGAAGGACAGCAGTTTGCATTAAAGCTTCACAGACTGGGAAGAACCTCCTTTCGAAATCTGAAAAACAAGCGTGATTATCATAAACACAGGCATAACATGTCCTGGCTTTATTTATCTCGTCTCTCTGCCATGAAAGAATTTGCCTATATGAAG GCATTGTATGACCGGAAATTCCCGGTCCCAAAACCAATTGATTATAACCGCCATGCAGTGGTCATGGAACTCGTAAATGGCTATCCTCT ATGTCAGATACACCATGTGGAAGATCCTGCATCAGTATATGATGAAGCTATGGAACTAATTGTCAAACTTGCAAATCATGGACTGATTCACGGAGATTTTAATGAATTCAATCTCATTTTAGATAAAGATGACCACATCACCATGATTGATTTTCCACAGATGGTTTCAACCTCTCATCACAATGCTGAATG GTATTTTGACAGAGATGTTAAATGCATTAGAGATTTCTTCATGAAACGTTTCAGCTATGAAAGTGAGCTTTATCCAACTTTTAGTGATATCAG GAGGGAGCACTCCCTTGATGTAGAGGTTTCCGCCAGCGGCTACACAAAGGAAATGCAGGCAGATGATGAACTACTTCATCTAGTAGGTCCAACTGATAGAAATATTGAAACAGAAGATGAGTCTGAATTCTCATATTCTGATGAAGAGATGTCAGAAAAAGCAAATGTTTGTAGTTTAGAAAATCAGAGTGATCTAAACTCTACAGATGAGTCAACTGACTGTTGTGTATCATCTGGAGACCTTGAACAAATAAAGGAAGATGATTTGTCAGAGGAGAGTGCACACAATTTTGAATTACCTGAACTCAGTCAGGCtttagaagaaatagaagagcaGGCCATTGACAACAGTTCTATAACTGAGtattctgaggaaaaaaacaaaactaaaaatgacACCAGGCAAGATGGTAAAGCAAGTCAAGGAGGAATGCCCATGGGCAATGAAGAGTATGAAGATGCATGCCCTCATCTGATTGCCTTGTCCTTAAACAAAGAAATCACGTCTTTCAG aaatgaagaaaatacagaagatacTAAACAGTACAGAACAAGAACTCTGAGTGTTACATCTGTGGGCAGTGTTTTAAGCTGTTCAACAATTCCTCCG GAATTGGTGAAACAGAAGGTGAAACGTCAGTTGACAAAACAGCAAAAATCAGCTGTAAGACGTCGATTGCAAAAAGGAGaagcaaatatatttacaaaacaacgaagagaaaacatgcaaaatattAAGTCAAGCTTGGAAGCAGCCAGCTTCTGGGGAGAGTAA
- the RIOK2 gene encoding serine/threonine-protein kinase RIO2 isoform X6, translated as MGKVNVAKLRYLSRDDFRVLTAVEMGMKNHEIVPCSLVASIASLKHGGCNKVLRELVKHKLIAWERTKIFFISFCLAVQGYRLTNAGYDYLALKTLSSRQVVESVGNQMGVGKESDIYIVANEEGQQFALKLHRLGRTSFRNLKNKRDYHKHRHNMSWLYLSRLSAMKEFAYMKALYDRKFPVPKPIDYNRHAVVMELVNGYPLCQIHHVEDPASVYDEAMELIVKLANHGLIHGDFNEFNLILDKDDHITMIDFPQMVSTSHHNAEWYFDRDVKCIRDFFMKRFSYESELYPTFSDIRREHSLDVEVSASGYTKEMQADDELLHLVGPTDRNIETEDESEFSYSDEEMSEKANVCSLENQSDLNSTDESTDCCVSSGDLEQIKEDDLSEESAHNFELPELSQALEEIEEQAIDNSSITEYSEEKNKTKNDTRQDGKASQGGMPMGNEEYEDACPHLIALSLNKEITSFRNEENTEDTKQYRTRTLSVTSVGSVLSCSTIPPELVKQKVKRQLTKQQKSAVRRRLQKGEANIFTKQRRENMQNIKSSLEAASFWGE; from the exons ATGGGGAAGGTGAACGTGGCCAAGTTACGTTACCTGAGCCGGGATGACTTCAGGGTCCTGACCGCG GTTGAAATGGGCATGAAGAACCATGAAATAGTTCCCTGCAGTTTAGTTGCTTCTATAGCCAGCCTTAAACATGGTGGCTGTAATAAAGTTTTAAGAGAATTAGTGAAACATAAACTGATAGCTTGGGAGCGTACCAAAA tctttttcatttccttttgtctaGCTGTCCAGGGCTACCGGTTGACAAATGCAGGCTATGATTACCTAGCTTTGAAAACACTTTCTTCTAGACAGGTAGTTGAGTCCGTTGGAAACCAGATGGGTGTTGGCAAAGAATCGG ATATTTACATTGTTGCAAATGAAGAAGGACAGCAGTTTGCATTAAAGCTTCACAGACTGGGAAGAACCTCCTTTCGAAATCTGAAAAACAAGCGTGATTATCATAAACACAGGCATAACATGTCCTGGCTTTATTTATCTCGTCTCTCTGCCATGAAAGAATTTGCCTATATGAAG GCATTGTATGACCGGAAATTCCCGGTCCCAAAACCAATTGATTATAACCGCCATGCAGTGGTCATGGAACTCGTAAATGGCTATCCTCT ATGTCAGATACACCATGTGGAAGATCCTGCATCAGTATATGATGAAGCTATGGAACTAATTGTCAAACTTGCAAATCATGGACTGATTCACGGAGATTTTAATGAATTCAATCTCATTTTAGATAAAGATGACCACATCACCATGATTGATTTTCCACAGATGGTTTCAACCTCTCATCACAATGCTGAATG GTATTTTGACAGAGATGTTAAATGCATTAGAGATTTCTTCATGAAACGTTTCAGCTATGAAAGTGAGCTTTATCCAACTTTTAGTGATATCAG GAGGGAGCACTCCCTTGATGTAGAGGTTTCCGCCAGCGGCTACACAAAGGAAATGCAGGCAGATGATGAACTACTTCATCTAGTAGGTCCAACTGATAGAAATATTGAAACAGAAGATGAGTCTGAATTCTCATATTCTGATGAAGAGATGTCAGAAAAAGCAAATGTTTGTAGTTTAGAAAATCAGAGTGATCTAAACTCTACAGATGAGTCAACTGACTGTTGTGTATCATCTGGAGACCTTGAACAAATAAAGGAAGATGATTTGTCAGAGGAGAGTGCACACAATTTTGAATTACCTGAACTCAGTCAGGCtttagaagaaatagaagagcaGGCCATTGACAACAGTTCTATAACTGAGtattctgaggaaaaaaacaaaactaaaaatgacACCAGGCAAGATGGTAAAGCAAGTCAAGGAGGAATGCCCATGGGCAATGAAGAGTATGAAGATGCATGCCCTCATCTGATTGCCTTGTCCTTAAACAAAGAAATCACGTCTTTCAG aaatgaagaaaatacagaagatacTAAACAGTACAGAACAAGAACTCTGAGTGTTACATCTGTGGGCAGTGTTTTAAGCTGTTCAACAATTCCTCCG GAATTGGTGAAACAGAAGGTGAAACGTCAGTTGACAAAACAGCAAAAATCAGCTGTAAGACGTCGATTGCAAAAAGGAGaagcaaatatatttacaaaacaacgaagagaaaacatgcaaaatattAAGTCAAGCTTGGAAGCAGCCAGCTTCTGGGGAGAGTAA
- the RIOK2 gene encoding serine/threonine-protein kinase RIO2 isoform X4, with amino-acid sequence MRCNQLISAEVEMGMKNHEIVPCSLVASIASLKHGGCNKVLRELVKHKLIAWERTKTVQGYRLTNAGYDYLALKTLSSRQVVESVGNQMGVGKESDIYIVANEEGQQFALKLHRLGRTSFRNLKNKRDYHKHRHNMSWLYLSRLSAMKEFAYMKALYDRKFPVPKPIDYNRHAVVMELVNGYPLCQIHHVEDPASVYDEAMELIVKLANHGLIHGDFNEFNLILDKDDHITMIDFPQMVSTSHHNAEWYFDRDVKCIRDFFMKRFSYESELYPTFSDIRREHSLDVEVSASGYTKEMQADDELLHLVGPTDRNIETEDESEFSYSDEEMSEKANVCSLENQSDLNSTDESTDCCVSSGDLEQIKEDDLSEESAHNFELPELSQALEEIEEQAIDNSSITEYSEEKNKTKNDTRQDGKASQGGMPMGNEEYEDACPHLIALSLNKEITSFRNEENTEDTKQYRTRTLSVTSVGSVLSCSTIPPELVKQKVKRQLTKQQKSAVRRRLQKGEANIFTKQRRENMQNIKSSLEAASFWGE; translated from the exons ATGAGGTGCAATCAGCTAATAAGCGCTGAG GTTGAAATGGGCATGAAGAACCATGAAATAGTTCCCTGCAGTTTAGTTGCTTCTATAGCCAGCCTTAAACATGGTGGCTGTAATAAAGTTTTAAGAGAATTAGTGAAACATAAACTGATAGCTTGGGAGCGTACCAAAA CTGTCCAGGGCTACCGGTTGACAAATGCAGGCTATGATTACCTAGCTTTGAAAACACTTTCTTCTAGACAGGTAGTTGAGTCCGTTGGAAACCAGATGGGTGTTGGCAAAGAATCGG ATATTTACATTGTTGCAAATGAAGAAGGACAGCAGTTTGCATTAAAGCTTCACAGACTGGGAAGAACCTCCTTTCGAAATCTGAAAAACAAGCGTGATTATCATAAACACAGGCATAACATGTCCTGGCTTTATTTATCTCGTCTCTCTGCCATGAAAGAATTTGCCTATATGAAG GCATTGTATGACCGGAAATTCCCGGTCCCAAAACCAATTGATTATAACCGCCATGCAGTGGTCATGGAACTCGTAAATGGCTATCCTCT ATGTCAGATACACCATGTGGAAGATCCTGCATCAGTATATGATGAAGCTATGGAACTAATTGTCAAACTTGCAAATCATGGACTGATTCACGGAGATTTTAATGAATTCAATCTCATTTTAGATAAAGATGACCACATCACCATGATTGATTTTCCACAGATGGTTTCAACCTCTCATCACAATGCTGAATG GTATTTTGACAGAGATGTTAAATGCATTAGAGATTTCTTCATGAAACGTTTCAGCTATGAAAGTGAGCTTTATCCAACTTTTAGTGATATCAG GAGGGAGCACTCCCTTGATGTAGAGGTTTCCGCCAGCGGCTACACAAAGGAAATGCAGGCAGATGATGAACTACTTCATCTAGTAGGTCCAACTGATAGAAATATTGAAACAGAAGATGAGTCTGAATTCTCATATTCTGATGAAGAGATGTCAGAAAAAGCAAATGTTTGTAGTTTAGAAAATCAGAGTGATCTAAACTCTACAGATGAGTCAACTGACTGTTGTGTATCATCTGGAGACCTTGAACAAATAAAGGAAGATGATTTGTCAGAGGAGAGTGCACACAATTTTGAATTACCTGAACTCAGTCAGGCtttagaagaaatagaagagcaGGCCATTGACAACAGTTCTATAACTGAGtattctgaggaaaaaaacaaaactaaaaatgacACCAGGCAAGATGGTAAAGCAAGTCAAGGAGGAATGCCCATGGGCAATGAAGAGTATGAAGATGCATGCCCTCATCTGATTGCCTTGTCCTTAAACAAAGAAATCACGTCTTTCAG aaatgaagaaaatacagaagatacTAAACAGTACAGAACAAGAACTCTGAGTGTTACATCTGTGGGCAGTGTTTTAAGCTGTTCAACAATTCCTCCG GAATTGGTGAAACAGAAGGTGAAACGTCAGTTGACAAAACAGCAAAAATCAGCTGTAAGACGTCGATTGCAAAAAGGAGaagcaaatatatttacaaaacaacgaagagaaaacatgcaaaatattAAGTCAAGCTTGGAAGCAGCCAGCTTCTGGGGAGAGTAA